A window of Petrotoga miotherma DSM 10691 genomic DNA:
ATACATTTTAAATAAACAAAATCTGATTAACGGCAACTACATCCATTTAGAGGTAATTATTTGCGATTAGATGGATTTATCTCCATTTTTTAAAGAATTAGAAAAAATCATTAAAATAATAGTATAATTAAAAAACCTGATAACCTTCAGGGTGGATTGCGAGTCAAAAAAATCAGGGGTTTTCTTTATGGGCGGGCAGCAGGGCGAAGCCTTACCACCTCTTTTCCTTATGGGCGGGCAGCGGGGCGAAGGGGCGCTATATACAATGTTTTAGAGTTCCTAAGGCCAAAAAATAAAAAAGATTGAGGAGGAAATATTTTGACTAATTTCAAAGAACAAGCTCACAAAATCCTAGAAGAAAGTCTTGTAATCGATGCACACTTCGATTTACTTATGGATGTAGCAAATCAAAGGAAATTTGGAATTCATAAAGTGATAGAAACCGATCATCTCGACAATTTTCGCAAAGGAGGATTAAATGTCGTAGTTTCCTCTTTGTTTATCGAAAGCTTTTTAACCCCTGAAATCTCGTTAAGAGAGGCTTTAGACCAAATCAGCTCATTTTACCAGGAATTAGAAGAATCAAGCGATTATTTAATGTTATGTAAATCATACGAAGATATAATTAAAGCAAAAGAAAATAATAAAATCGGAATATTTTTATCTTTTGAAGGTGTTGAACCCTTATACAACGATTTAGATTTACTCGATATCTTTTACCGTTTAGGTGTAAGATTTGTTGGACTGACTTGGAGTAGAAGAAACTATGCTGGTGATGGAAGTAAGTTTTTACCGCCAGACACAACGAAAAATTCAAACGGTTTATCTGATTTTGGAATAGATTTAGTAAAAAGGGCTCAAAGTTTAGGTATGATAATAGATGTTAGCCATTTGAACGACAAAGGATTTTGGCAA
This region includes:
- a CDS encoding dipeptidase yields the protein MTNFKEQAHKILEESLVIDAHFDLLMDVANQRKFGIHKVIETDHLDNFRKGGLNVVVSSLFIESFLTPEISLREALDQISSFYQELEESSDYLMLCKSYEDIIKAKENNKIGIFLSFEGVEPLYNDLDLLDIFYRLGVRFVGLTWSRRNYAGDGSKFLPPDTTKNSNGLSDFGIDLVKRAQSLGMIIDVSHLNDKGFWQVIELTKGPIIASHSDCRKIVNLERNLSDSQIKAIADTDGVIGINAFNKIVAKDPEKADVDDLVKHIDHIVNLVGIEYVGLGFDFCEHLKKFNPQFVNELNPSPSFQVLDNHSNIVLLVEKLLQRGYGEEDIKKILGENFSRVYKKVLID